The following proteins come from a genomic window of Aptenodytes patagonicus chromosome 21, bAptPat1.pri.cur, whole genome shotgun sequence:
- the GALE gene encoding UDP-glucose 4-epimerase: protein MAEKILVTGGAGYIGSHCVLELVEAGYVPVVIDNFHNAIRGADALPESLRRVQQIVCQPILFQELDITDEAALQELFSKHRFSAVMHFAGLKAVGESVQKPLEYYRVNLTGTIRLLETMKAHDVRNIVFSSSATVYGDPKYLPLDENHPVGGCTNPYGKSKYFIEEMIRDLCKAERDWNAVLLRYFNPIGAHESGMIGEDPQGIPNNLMPYVAQVAVGRREFLSVFGNDYRTDDGTGVRDYIHVVDLAKGHIAALKKLKENCGCKIYNLGTGTGYSVLQMVRAMEKASGREIKYKITGRREGDVASCYANPALAECELGWKAAFGLDKMCEDLWRWQLQNPTGFSKN from the exons ATGGCAGAGAAGATCCTGGTGACCGGCGGAGCTGGCTACATCGGCAGTCACTGtgtgctggagctggtggaggCTGGCTATGTCCCCGTGGTCATAGACAACTTTCACAATGCCATTCGAG GGGCAGACGCGCTCCCTGAGAGCCTCCGGCGTGTGCAGCAGATCGTGTGCCAGCCCATCCTCTTCCAGGAGCTGGATATCACTGACGAGGCAGCGCTGCAGGAGCTCTTCAGTAAG caccGTTTCTCAGCCGTGATGCACTTTGCGGGGCTGAAGGCAGTGGGGGAGTCTGTGCAGAAGCCCCTGGAGTACTACAGGGTGAACCTCACCGGGACCATCCGGCTGCTGGAG ACCATGAAAGCCCACGACGTGAGGAACATCGTGTTCAGCAGCTCTGCCACCGTTTACGGAGACCCCAAATACCTGCCCCTGGATGAGAACCACCCAGTTGGAGGCTGCACCAACCCCTACGGCAAATCCAAGTACTTCATCGAGGAGATGATTCGAGAtctctgcaaagcagagagg GACTGGAATGCCGTTCTCCTGCGTTATTTCAACCCCATCGGTGCCCACGAGTCAGGCATGATCGGAGAAGATCCTCAGGGGATCCCGAACAACCTCATGCCCTACGTGGCACAG GTGGCAGTGGGGCGCCGGGAATTCCTGAGCGTGTTTGGGAACGACTACAGGACGGACGATGGAACGG GCGTCAGGGATTACATCCACGTCGTGGATTTGGCCAAGGGCCATATCGCTGCTTTGAAGAAGCTCAAGGAGAACTGCGGCTGCAAG ATCTACAATCTGGGCACAGGCACCGGCTACTCCGTCCTGCAGATGGTCCGGGCCATGGAGAAAGCCTCAGGGAGGGAG ATCAAGTACAAGATCACGGGCCGGCGGGAGGGAGACGTGGCCTCCTGCTACGCCAACCCGGCGCTGGCCGAGTGCGAGctgggctggaaagctgcctttggCCTGGACAAGATGT GCGAGGACCTGTGGCGGTGGCAGCTGCAGAATCCCACAGGCTTCAGCAAGAACTGA
- the HMGCL gene encoding hydroxymethylglutaryl-CoA lyase, mitochondrial, whose protein sequence is MPQCATGALSRDGPRGQVSAAAAAGAIPKRVKVVEVGPRDGLQNEKNVVPTPVKISLINMLSETGLQVIEATSFVSPKWVPQMADHAEVMQGINKLPGISYPVLTPNLKGFQAAVAAGAKEVSIFGAASELFTKKNINCSIEESLERFDEVMTAARAASIPVRGYVSCVLGCPYEGKISAAKVAEVSKKMYSMGCYEISLGDTIGIGTPGSMREMLTAVMKEVPVGALAVHCHDTYGQALANILVALQMGVNVVDASVAGLGGCPYAQGASGNVATEDLVYMLNGLGIHTGVDLQKLMDTGTFICNALNRRTNSKVSQASCRL, encoded by the exons ATGCCGCAGTGCGCCACCGGAGCGCTGTCGCGGGACGGCCCGCGGGGACAG gtcagcgccgcggcggcggccggagccaTCCCGAAGCGTGTGAAGGTGGTGGAGGTGGGGCCGCGCGACGGGCTGCAGAACGAGAAG aATGTTGTGCCGACACCGGTGAAAATCAGTTTAATCAATATGCTGTCAGAGACGGGGCTTCAGGTTATAGAGGCCACCAGCTTTGTTTCCCCCAAATGGGTTCCTCAG ATGGCTGACCACGCTGAAGTCATGCAAGGAATTAATAAGTTGCCTGGTATTAGTTATCCTGTGCTGACCCCTAATCTGAAAGGATTTCAGGCAGCG GTGGCAGCAGGGGCCAAAGAAGTGTCGATCTTCGGAGCAGCATCTGAGCTCTTCACTAAGAAGAACATCAACTGTTCCATAGAGGAGAGTTTGGAGAGATTCGATGAAGTGATGACCGCAGCGAGAGCGGCCAGCATTCCTGTCCGGGG ATACGTTTCCTGTGTCCTTGGATGTCCCTATGAAGGGAAGATTTCTGCAGCTAAAGTTGCAGAG GTCTCAAAGAAGATGTACTCGATGGGATGCTACGAGATTTCCCTCGGTGACACCATTGGCATCGGGACCCCAGGGAGCATGAGAGAGATGCTGACAGCAGTCATGAAAGAGGTGCCGGTTGGGGCTCTTGCCGTTCACTGCCATGACACCTACGGGCAAGCTCTTGCCAACATCTTGGTAGCGCTTCAG atggGCGTGAACGTGGTTGATGCTTCCGTCGCTGGCCTTGGAGGCTGCCCCTATGCCCAGGGAGCTTCGGGAAACGTTGCTACGGAGGACTTGGTGTACATGCTGAACGGCCTGGGCATCCACACG ggTGTGGATCTGCAGAAGCTGATGGACACGGGCACGTTTATTTGCAATGCTCTCAACAGACGAACCAATTCCAAAGTGTCCCAGGCGTCTTGCAGACTGTGA
- the FUCA1 gene encoding tissue alpha-L-fucosidase, which produces MAAGGLLWLAAALGPVFAAPRYRPDWASLDARPLPPWFDQAKVGVFVHWGVFSVPAWGSEWFWWHWQGEHRADYERFVRRRYPPDTTYADFAPRFTAHDFQPREWAQLFQRAGARYVVLTTKHHEGFTNWGSPVSWNWNSLDTGPHRDLVGELGQALRESNIRYGLYHSLLEWFNPLYLADKESGFKTQNFVLKKTMPELYDLVLKYKPDLIWSDGDWEAPESYWNSTSFLAWLYNDSPVKDTVVVNDRWCNNCSCRHGGYYNCADKYKPGTLPAHKWEMCSSIDKLSWGYRSNMNIAELMDEASIIEELVQTVSFGGNYLLNVGPTKEGVIVPIFQERLLALGRWLDTNGEAIYESKPWRVQMENSTDTVWYTSKGPVVYAIFLIWPLDNVLELSSPAPSPATQVTMLGFAGTLKWQKSPGKGLLVTLPYMLPSPLPPQSGWAVKLEGVK; this is translated from the exons ATGGCGGCCGGCGGGCTGCTATGGCTGGCGGCCGCTCTGGGGCCGGTGTTCGCCGCGCCGCGCTACCGCCCGGATTGGGCCAGCCTGGACGCGAGGCCGCTGCCGCCCTGGTTCGACCAGGCCAAGGTGGGGGTGTTTGTGCACTGGGGGGTGTTCTCCGTCCCGGCCTGGGGCTCCGAGTGGTTCTGGTGGCACTGGCAGGGCGAGCACCGCGCCGACTACGAGCGCTTCGTGCGGCGCCGGTACCCGCCCGACACCACCTACGCGGACTTCGCGCCCCGCTTCACCGCCCACGACTTCCAGCCCCGCGAGTGGGCCCAGCTCTTCCAGCGGGCTGGTGCCAG gtACGTGGTACTGACCACGAAGCATCATGAAGGCTTCACCAACTGGGGGTCGCCCGTGTCCTGGAACTGGAATTCTCTGGATACGGGGCCCCACCGAGATCTTGTGGGAGAGCTGGGACAAGCCCTCAGGGAGAG CAACATACGCTACGGACTGTATCACTCTCTGTTAGAGTGGTTTAATCCACTCTATCTAGCTGACAAAGAAAGTGGCTTCAAGACCCAGAACTTCGTTTTGAAGAAGACAATGCCAGAACTTTATGATCTTGTCTTAAA ATATAAACCAGATTTGATTTGGTCGGATGGAGACTGGGAAGCTCCGGAGTCGTACTGGAATTCTACCTCTTTCCTTGCCTGGCTTTATAACGATAGTCCCGTCAAG GACACTGTTGTCGTTAATGATCGTTGGTGTAATAACTGCTCTTGCCGCCACGGAGGCTACTACAATTGTGCTGACAAATACAAGCCAGGGACCCTGCCAGCTCACAAGTGGGAGATGTGCTCCTCTATTGACAAGCTTTCCTGGGGCTATCGAAGCAACATGAACATTGCTGAGTTAATGGATGAAGCAAGTATCATTGAG GAGCTAGTGCAGACTGTGAGTTTTGGAGGCAACTACCTTCTCAATGTGGGACCTACAAAAGAAGGGGTGATTGTTCCCATCTTCCAAGAAAGACTTCTGGCCCTTGGGAGGTGGCTGGACACTAACGGGGAGGCAATTTATGAATCGAAGCCATGGAGAGTACAGATGGAGAACAGCACAGACACGGTCTG GTACACTTCTAAGGGACCAGTTGTCTATGCCATCTTTCTGATCTGGCCTCTCGACAACGTTTTGGAGCTGTCCtcgcccgctccctccccagccacacaA gTGACGATGTTGGGTTTTGCAGGGACTCTGAAGTGGCAGAAGTCCCCAGGTAAAGGACTGCTCGTAACTTTGCCCTACATGCTTCCATCTCCTCTACCTCCTCAGTCTGGCTGGGCTGTCAAGCTTGAGGGTGTGAAGTGA